The Drosophila nasuta strain 15112-1781.00 chromosome 2R, ASM2355853v1, whole genome shotgun sequence genome segment CGGCTGCTCGCAAATATCGCGCCAATTCACTGTATACGCATCCGTTGTTtcgcggcagcagcggcaccATCATCAAgtacagcaacagcgacatgGAACTGAAAGGCAGCACGAGCTCAGGCACGCTGACAACTGCTGTCACGTTGCCCGTCGAACTCTCGAGCTGTGCCACCGATGACGAGAAGTCCAAGGAGTTGGCgaacagtaacagcaactcGGTTATGGAGAACGCTGAATCCAGCAGCACGACGCCAGCCACGAGTTGCGCAGCGCAGGCGAAAgagacatcgacatcgacgtgCACTTCATACACGGATCTGGAATTGAATGAGCTGAAAAACTCCTGCGAGTTGTTGCCCCTCAAAAGGAATGTGACGCGACGCGACTCCATCGAGAGTGGCTTCTACTCCTGCTTCAACGAGGAGTCGGATGCGGCCATCACCAACACCAGCTACAATCGGCAACTGTGTGGCATTAGCTCGCTGAGCAACTGCTGCTACGACCAGTTGAAGTCACAATTCATGCTGGAGACgggcggcaacaacaagctCAAGTAAGAGGCAAGCTTCTGACGCTTTGCACTGTGAAAGTTTCCTTTACTAAAAATTCTACTCTACCTTTTGCAGTGACAAGCTGGCGAGTTTGTGCCGTTGCTGCTACTATGCGACGCCCTCATCGACAGCCGCCATTGTGGCAGCCGCTGCTGCGGcacagcagcaatcacagttgcctcagcaacaacagcagcagcaacaacaacagccacacaCGGATTCGCCCTCTACCTCATCGTCGGTGCTGTTGGTGGACAACGATGCCGCTGCCATTGCGGGCAACACATCATCCTCCACAGCGCTGGACTCCATGGATGAACTGGACGCCGAGATAATTGCACCGCGGACGCATCATCAACGTCGCTATACGTGTCATCATGCCTTTGTCAGCGGCAATGTGAGCGATGGCCAGATGACGGCCACGGCTGGCATATTGAATCGTTTGGCTCTCGACTCCGAGTTGCATTCGCTGCTGCAGCGCAGTCCGTTTGCCACGAATCAATTGCTCTACTGCAAGAATCGCACATCGTCCATCTACACGGACAGCTCCGATGACATCAGCTCGGATTCGTTGCTCTGGGATGATCGATCGTTCACTGCGTTGCCCAGCACGCGATCCGCACAGATTGCCAAGATTGTGGAGTACTTTGAGCGCAAGCGACAGGATTTATCGCCGCCTTCGGTGCATCATCGCAATGGCAATGGGAGTGTGGCTGCCGCTGTGGCTGCCTCAGCTTTGGGATCGAGTTATCTGTCCTACGATTCGCATCATTATTCGGACTTTAAGCGGCATTTAAATACGGACTCGCTGTGCTTTGATCTGGACAAGAAGCCAGCGCAGCAGCGAATGATGGTCTGTGAGGGAGCCGTCAAATCCAAGTTGTCCATATTCGAcaagaagaagcaacaacagcaacatcaacaacaactgcagcagcagcagcaacaacaacagcaagccaTGGGCAACGGACAGGGAAATTAGCCAGATTGTTGTTACCTTTTATCATTTCTAGGCAGTTTGTTGCTCCCTCCTTTGGTTTCCTCTTAATGCCAATTGAATCCTTGCGTTTCAACCCGTTCAACAAGTAACACAACACTATATAAAATGCGTAAAAATTTAGTccttaaaagaaaatttgtgtgtgttttcggAACATCCTTTCTAATATTTTATACTGGTTCCTAGtcctttttatatttatgaattatgtAAAGCAAAACTAGTAAATGTTATTATGAATGTAATCAAGcgaaagtatttattatatatcatTTAGTTCGATAACTGCTAGActtaaacaaatgaaacgGCATAGCTGTAATAATTATACGGTAtttcaaacatatttatatacatattttcttgGATACCCTGCATCTATTTatccccccacacacacatggttGAAGAGGGTATAAAGTAAAAGCCAAGGCAGCCCTTTTGATTAAACatataagtataaatattcgATTCGAGACGTGTCCGTCGTCTACCATAAACTGAAGCATGTGATGATTGAAATGAGAttgataaatgaaatgaaaaatattgaagatgAATGATGCTcgatgtaaatatatatattgtatttgtgtAGTTGTACATTTTGGAcgtattttgtattgtattttccTTCCCCATATTTTGGTTCTAGTTACAGGGTATCGGCGAGCCGAGTACACTCGATTCGATAGTTCTTTACATGTTTCGTATCCAAAATACATTAAGTTgaaacaaatatacatatgcatatacatatacaacaTATTTACGTACGTAAAAATGATGACggcaaattgcaataaaaacttacatattaatattactatacatacatatatgataattgtaattttctaTGTTTAAGTTTAAagttaataaacaaacaatatcAACGTAGACTTTTTCAACTCGAGCTTGTAAGACGTGAACATGAAAACATCaaacattatattatttttttttgtgaaagaaatgaaaatacatacaagaaaatagaatagatttattgaattgaaattgtggaaattgcattttttaattgaaatgtcttttttgttttgtttccattttattGTTCAAGTCAATTCCGACTGCAATTGGTCTAGAAtttagcaaattgaaaagcatGGCAAAGACTGAGTCTAAATTTGCGGATTGGTTGTAGAGCTTCCTTAACAGCAAACAATTGACTAATTAATGCATTAATTGATTAACTGATCACATATGAAAGAGTGAACAATATATATATCGCATCTATCAAAAAGAAGTATCTAGAAATAAGTCACTGGCATaagatgtacatatgtaaaatgAGAATtaacaataatgaaaatacatacattGCAAATCGTCCAAGTGAACATTGAACATTGAACACGTAGCACGTCAACCTCCATTGCacattgttaaatttattcaacttATTTGTGTCAATCTAACCTGGTAACCTGGCTCAGACAGGTCTAACAACACACTCAAGTATTATACTCgtattgcaattgtttttacaacaacaaacatttaacTAAAAACTCATCAACATTCGAGCGCATCGctgaataacaataaaatcaatatatatttgaaacaaaattttgtGTAACACAGTAAATAAATCACACGATTCCAATGCAGACATCGATTAACgagttttataataaatacaaaaccaaTAACAAAACTTACGtctttttacacacacacaaaaggggttgcagtttaaattttaatggaaaTATTCTCAATTATAAGCAATTTGATTGCTTGATCTCTGAAGATCACTGacattattatacaaattttcttttactttatttCTAGCATATTCTATTAATTCATGGGCAGATCAAAACTATTCTCATATCAATTTTCACTTAACGGCCACAATGCATCTCGCTTAACggcaaattttcttttacagAGTTTCCTACATATTCTATGAATTCATAGGCAGATCAACTATTCTCATATAAATTTTCACTTAATGGTCACAATGCATCTCACTTAACGGCCACAACGCATCTCACTTAACGGCCACAACGCATCTCACTTAACGTCCACAAaaagaattgaattaaatagaaaacatctaaaaaaaaaatacatatgtgcTCAACTCAAGTAAATTTTCTCGACCCAGTTAAAAATGTTAAGCGTAGTTCGAAGAACaagttttataataaaaactttcgattttataaaacaaatttgcatatacATCGTTGAGGGATTTTGGTTTAAACATTAAAGGACATATTCTCCGTATAAGAGAATATATTACTTACAGTATCAAGAACTTGATTGAAGATCTGAAGATCACAGAgattattatacaaattttgtatccCCCAAAAAAAGACATTGACAATAAGCATTTTATTCAAACTGCATTACTTTTTCTACTGTGCTTctaaaacatttcattttttcataagcagattaaaaatatattattattattattatatagaaAGCTTAGCTCCTTCAATCTTTTCGACTCGGTTGATGCTATTCAAGCAAAGTTTAATGTCCATGcagtgcattaaaaaaatctatCGTTGCATTTATAACGTTGGGGTCCTCGTCCTCTATTTTAAGCTGGAACGAAGTGGACTTTATTGTGCTGTGTTTGttccttttccttttattgatttaaacaaagtttatcatcatcattgcaACGCTATAAATGCTCTTTGTGACCTGTTTgagattttataaatattttatgaagtGTAGATTTGTTTGattaagaaaaaaactaaCCTGAAGACCTGTGCTCACAGCCAAAGGCATAACACCCAGTACCTGAATCATGTCAGTTCTTTGAGTTTTGCACAACATGAATAAAACTTGACGCTGTTGGCGAGCATTCAGATTGTAGAAAGATATGTTGTAGACCTCATAGATGAGATCATCGTTCTTTAAAAAATTGGATAATTTAGTAAATCAGTCTTCAGAAATTTCCACTGCTTACTTACACAATTTTCAACCAAAGTACCGAGAACgcaataaatgtataaatttgaAGCTAGACCTACTGCATAAGCCCAGCCACCGGGCCAAACGCTGGTAAGGAGCACAAACATGGTCAGAATAAAGCAACTAGCTGCTGTGATGACTTGGATGGATACAATCGAGTAGAAGAGATCGTTGCAGCGAGCGAAGAAACTGttggaatataaaatattcagaATGATGATCTCAGATGAcacatagatggcgccaccaTAATCGAATGTGTGGCAACTTTGTCAGCCACCTATTGCCCATATGCTGGCAACATCAAACGATTAGTTGGGCAACCCGTGAATGGATCGCAGCCAACTTCATTGCGAAGCCACTTCAATTTGTACACCAGTTATACgtttataataatcaataaagttaagttaaatACAAACGGCGTTTTCATTAAATCACCACACCAATGAAGACGCCAAAAATGCTCatgattttttattgcaataagTCAAGgttttttcaaattcaaattaaatattgttgatTTCGGAATAGGAAGTTTtcgaaatttcaaattaaatatttagttttgaTTTACGATTAATTAAAGGTATTTTTTACTTCTTGAATCTAAGAATTCTTTCTTCAACTTTACTCTTACCTCAAGTAGAGCTGATGAAACTGCATCATGTCGACAAGTCCTTTCTGTATATCCGAATCCGATTGCTTGCCAGGTTCATCCACAAACGTGTTGAATATGTCGATCTTAAGACGCAGCACATCCCTGAATATATATGACTGCAGCAGATGCACAAGGATAACCAAATCGCCACCAAACATTCCCAAACCGCCAACGATCAGCACAAAAACATGAAACCCTTGCGTTATCCAAAATCCCCACTGAGTCGTATGATCAATACCCGGAACATAAAACTGCATGATCAAGTGACGATCCCCGGTAAACATATTGACCGTGAGAGGCAAGATAATCATGCCACTGACGGCGACACAATAGGATGTGAACACAATAATAAGAGCACGTCGCAATCTGTCGCAATTCTCCTGCAGATATGTGGCAAATCTGGGATCCGAATGATTTTCGAAATCGAGATAGACTTTTAAAGCACTCTGATTCAATTTGTATAGATCGCGAGCATTATAAATAACCACAAACAGCTTGTTGATACCTTGCATCCAGAGACCGGTCATCACCAGTGCCTGGAAAGCGAACTTCGAATGCCTCTCAATAATCGCGGTGTTGAGTGTGAATCCACCGTATATTAAGCAAGCTGTGATACACATTGCCGTCAAAATGTTCATACGATAATACTTAACATAGATATCGACTCCCAGACATCTTTTCACGAAGCGCACAAAGCGCATAATTTTCAGAAAACTTTCACTTGGCGACATTCTAAAAAAGCTTCACGACTGTTTGACATTCAGAGCTGGATGTTGGGTTTTTATAGACTTCTAGGCGAAGTGCGTGCATGGGATCCTTGACATCtgcacaaattatttaattaatcgCAGTCTCAGAACTGTGAGGATTTTGTCACCTGTTTTACGCATGACAGTTTTCCTTCTTTCACATTAGGagtaaatacttatatattataaaaatgagttgtttaatttaaatttcaacatttCATGTATCTCAAACCTTACCTTTAAAATAGCAATGCCTTAAATTGCCTTTATAAGTGATATCaggaaaaacaagtaagaaagctacagtcgagtgtactcgactgtgagatacccgctacccattttgaataaaataaatatattttgcggtatttttctcaaaatataccaaatatgctgcaaaaatactaaaaatataccaaatggtatatttggtatatcgatatagtaccgcattcaaaatataccatagacgacacaatataccagattgtcagccaaagcaactaagacccctagtaagttggcgtttttttttccatacaaaagtatttctttaataacttcgcaaccaaattctcaggaatcataactcctatagtaattattatatatactaaaattcgaAACTCTAggtttaaaattacgcttgttattagatttttgttgatttgcgagggcggaagtgggcgtggcaaaaatttgaaacaaacttgatcggCGTGTAAACATAACCAATGcggtcgaaaaaaaattatagctccatctcttatagtctctgagatccagtgtttcatacggacggacggacagacgaacagacacacaaacggacagacggacatggctatatcgtctcggctgttgacgctgatcaagaatatatatactttatagggtcggagatgcctccttctacctgttacatacatttcctgccggcacaaagttataatacccttccaccCTATGGGCAGCGGGTATAATTAGCTTTGCAAAGCGGTATGATTAGTTATGATGGGATCTGTGACAGTTGCAAGTGACAGGACATTAAGGACATTGGCAGCTATCTTCTGATGCAGTTTTCCTAAGTAGGAACTGAACAAGTAAACGGTAAGCTTTAAGTCATTGCACACTTTGGGACAAACATTGGGATTTAGAGAACGCAAGTAAGATGCTTAAGCTGGTAAGTAAAAGAAATGTCAGTTATGGAAGTTTCCTATActccattttatttacttttcaggctctctttctttttgttaccCTGTTCGTTTGTGCCAAGTGCCGCGATCATTGTTTGATCACTGAAAATCCCAGagattattatacaaaattagtACACCTAAAGaagttttattcaaaataagcAAATTTATTCAAACTACATTACTTTCTCCTACTTTATTTAATAAGCAGATTAAAAATTGGTTAAAAGTGCAGTGCATTCAAATAAAATCTATCGTTGCATTTATAACGTTGGGATCCCCGTTCTCTGCTTTTAGCTTCGAAATATATCACTCTGGACCGAAGTGGACTTCATTGTGCTGTGTTTGttccttttccttttattgatttaaacaaagtttatcatcatcattgcaACGCTATAAATGCTCTTTGTGACCTGATTGAGATAAAGTATCAATGAATATCAAGTGTAGATTTGTTTGATTAAGAAAATAGCTAACCTGAAGACCTGTGCTCACGGCCAAAGGCATTACACCCAGTACCTGAATCATGTCAGTTCTTTGAGTTTTGCACAACATGAATAAAACTTGACGCTGTTGGCGAGCATTCAGATTGTAGAAAGATATGTTGTAGACCTCATAGATGAGATCATCGTTCTTTAAAAAATTGGATAATTTAGTAAATCAGTCTTCAGAAATTTCCACTGCTTACTTACACAATTTTCAACCAAAGTACCGAGAACgcaataaatgtataaatttgaAGCTAGACCTACTGCATAAGCCCAGCCACCGGGCCAAACGCTGGTAAGGAGAACAAACATGGTCAGAATAAAGCAACCAGCTGCTGTGATGACTTGTGTGGACACAATCGAGTAGAAGAGATCGTTGCAGCGACCGATGAAACTGttggaatataaaatattcagaTTGATAATAACATATGTGGATATTGATTGAGTGTTTAACGTGAGCACCTGTCATAAGTGACTTAATCTCATGGAATGATGATGTTGGATAACAGTTTTAATTGATATAAcacgcaaattgaaaaatccaCTACCTGACATATAGATGAAACAAATGCTGATGATAACATAATATCATAACATGAGTCAAGGTTTtctcaaattcaaatgaaatattattattaaaggtATGTTTTACTATTTGAATCTTAGAGTTCTTTCTTCAACTTTACTCTCACCTTAAGTAGAGCTGATGAAACTGCATCATGTCGACAAGTCCTTTCTGTATATCCAAATCAGATTGCTTGCCAGGTTCCTCCACAAACGTGTTGAATAGGTCGATCTTGAGACGCAGCACATCCCTGAATATATATGCCTGCAGCAGATGCACAAGGATAACCAAATCGCCAGCAAACATTCCCGCTCCGCCCACGTTCAGCACAAAAACATGAATGACTTGCAATAGCCAAAATCCCGACTCAGTCGTGTGATCAATACCCGGAACATAAAACTGCATGATCAAGTGACGATCCCCGGTAAACATATTGACCGAGAGGGGCAAGATAATCATGCCACCGATGGCAATGTAATAGGAGAtgaacattataataaaagctCGTCGCAATCTGTCGCAACTCTCCTGAAGATTCGTGGCAAATCTGGGATCCGAATGATTTTCGTAATCGAGATAGACTTGAAAAGCACTCTGATTCAATTTGTATAGATCGCGAGCATTATAAACAACCACAAACAGCTTGTTGACACCTTGCACCAGAAGACCACTCATTACTAGTGCCTGGAAAGCGAATATCGAATGCCTCTCACGAATCGCCGTATTGAGTGTGAATCCGCCGTATATGAAACAAGCTAAGACACACATTGCCGTGAAAATGTTCATGCGATAATCCTTGTCATAGACATCGACTCCCAGACATCTTTTCACGAAGCGCACAAAGCGCATAATTTGCAGAAAACTTTCACTTGGTG includes the following:
- the LOC132787695 gene encoding odorant receptor 67d-like; translated protein: MSPSESFLQIMRFVRFVKRCLGVDVYDKDYRMNIFTAMCVLACFIYGGFTLNTAIRERHSIFAFQALVMSGLLVQGVNKLFVVVYNARDLYKLNQSAFQVYLDYENHSDPRFATNLQESCDRLRRAFIIMFISYYIAIGGMIILPLSVNMFTGDRHLIMQFYVPGIDHTTESGFWLLQVIHVFVLNVGGAGMFAGDLVILVHLLQAYIFRDVLRLKIDLFNTFVEEPGKQSDLDIQKGLVDMMQFHQLYLSFIGRCNDLFYSIVSTQVITAAGCFILTMFVLLTSVWPGGWAYAVGLASNLYIYCVLGTLVENCNDDLIYEVYNISFYNLNARQQRQVLFMLCKTQRTDMIQVLGVMPLAVSTGLQVTKSIYSVAMMMINFV
- the LOC132786553 gene encoding putative odorant receptor 83c, whose amino-acid sequence is MNILTAMCITACLIYGGFTLNTAIIERHSKFAFQALVMTGLWMQGINKLFVVIYNARDLYKLNQSALKVYLDFENHSDPRFATYLQENCDRLRRALIIVFTSYCVAVSGMIILPLTVNMFTGDRHLIMQFYVPGIDHTTQWGFWITQGFHVFVLIVGGLGMFGGDLVILVHLLQSYIFRDVLRLKIDIFNTFVDEPGKQSDSDIQKGLVDMMQFHQLYLSFFARCNDLFYSIVSIQVITAASCFILTMFVLLTSVWPGGWAYAVGLASNLYIYCVLGTLVENCNDDLIYEVYNISFYNLNARQQRQVLFMLCKTQRTDMIQVLGVMPLAVSTGLQVTKSIYSVAMMMINFV